In Leptodesmis sichuanensis A121, the following are encoded in one genomic region:
- the aceA gene encoding isocitrate lyase: MSEPTFATLIPKAPAGRFDGIRRNYTPADVARLRGSVSICYTLAEMGANRLWELLHQEDYIHALGAVTGNQAMQMVKAGLKAIYLSGWQVAADANVAGAMYPDQSLYPSNSGPELCRRINRTFQRADQIQHQEGKGDTYWFAPIVADAEAGFGGPLNSFEIMKAYIEAGAAAVHYEDQLASEKKCGHLGGKVLIPTAAHIRNLNAARLAADTMGVPTLIVARTDAESARLITSDIDERDRPFLTGERTAEGFFRLKPETGLLHCIARGLAYAPYADLLWWETSKPNLEEARQFAEAIHKHYPGKLLAYNCSPSFNWKANLDDSTIATFQRELGAMGYKFQFVTLAGFHCLNHSMYELAQRYRQHGMTAYAHLQEAEFLSETEGYTAVRHQREVGTGYFDAVSVAISGGQSSTTAMATSTETQQFHTDSHDSHSGYGTHASQYGGSRQLDELRALEELRKEAYYARAKEVYKEIEEFAWIDD; the protein is encoded by the coding sequence ATGTCTGAACCAACTTTTGCAACACTGATCCCAAAAGCTCCAGCAGGCCGATTTGATGGCATTCGCCGTAACTATACCCCGGCGGATGTCGCCCGCTTACGGGGATCTGTCTCCATCTGCTATACCCTGGCGGAAATGGGTGCCAATCGCCTGTGGGAGTTGCTGCACCAGGAGGATTACATCCATGCATTGGGAGCCGTGACGGGCAACCAGGCGATGCAAATGGTAAAGGCTGGCTTAAAGGCGATTTATCTATCCGGCTGGCAGGTGGCGGCGGATGCAAATGTGGCCGGGGCGATGTATCCCGACCAGAGCCTCTACCCGTCCAATAGTGGACCAGAACTCTGCCGCCGGATTAATCGCACCTTTCAAAGAGCGGATCAGATTCAGCATCAGGAAGGTAAGGGAGATACCTATTGGTTTGCCCCGATCGTTGCCGATGCCGAGGCTGGATTTGGTGGCCCGCTCAACAGTTTTGAAATCATGAAAGCCTACATTGAGGCTGGAGCGGCTGCGGTTCACTATGAAGATCAACTGGCTTCCGAGAAGAAATGTGGTCACTTGGGCGGCAAGGTGTTGATTCCCACCGCGGCACATATTCGTAACCTGAATGCGGCTCGTCTGGCTGCCGATACGATGGGGGTGCCGACGCTAATCGTGGCTCGTACTGATGCAGAGAGCGCCCGCCTGATTACGAGTGATATTGATGAACGCGATCGCCCCTTCCTGACCGGAGAACGCACCGCTGAAGGCTTCTTCCGCCTGAAGCCAGAAACCGGGTTGTTGCATTGCATTGCCCGTGGCTTAGCCTATGCCCCCTATGCCGATCTGCTCTGGTGGGAAACCTCAAAGCCCAACCTGGAAGAAGCCCGTCAGTTTGCCGAAGCCATCCACAAACACTATCCGGGTAAGCTGCTGGCCTATAACTGTTCACCCTCCTTCAACTGGAAGGCGAATCTGGATGACTCGACGATCGCTACCTTCCAGCGAGAATTGGGCGCAATGGGCTATAAATTCCAGTTTGTCACGCTGGCTGGCTTCCATTGCCTGAACCACAGTATGTATGAGTTGGCCCAACGTTATCGTCAGCATGGCATGACCGCTTATGCTCACTTGCAAGAAGCAGAATTCCTCAGTGAGACTGAAGGCTATACGGCGGTACGCCACCAGCGCGAAGTGGGAACAGGCTACTTTGATGCAGTGTCTGTGGCGATCTCCGGTGGTCAGTCCTCTACCACGGCAATGGCCACCTCCACGGAAACTCAGCAGTTCCATACCGATAGCCATGACAGCCATTCTGGTTATGGAACCCATGCCAGTCAGTACGGCGGTTCTCGCCAGTTAGATGAGTTGCGGGCACTGGAAGAACTGAGAAAAGAAGCCTACTATGCTCGTGCGAAGGAAGTCTACAAGGAAATTGAAGAATTCGCCTGGATTGACGATTAG
- the aceB gene encoding malate synthase A has protein sequence MTGTLLAQTNQLLPQGITLRGDVSAAHAEILTPDALSFLALLHRQFETERSRLMHLRDTIQQQLDAGWLPDFPAETAEIRAADWKVAPIPQDLQDRRVELTGPTDRKMVINALNSGANAFMADFEDASSPTWEAMLSGQVNLRDAVDRTIFYRDPKTGKDYTLGPNPAVLIARPRGWHLLEQHLLIDGQPISAALFDFGLYCFHNAHRLLLQGSGPYFYLPKLENRHEAALWNAVFVAAEEALGLSIGTIKATVLIETILAAFEMDEILYALRDHIVALNCGRWDYIFSFIKKFRHRPDWVLPDRQQVTMTTHFLRSYSLLTIKTCHRRGALAIGGMAAQIPIKNDPEANAAALARVRADKEREAQDGHDGTWVAHPALVPVAREVFDRRLYGFNQLSVLREDVQVVATDLLTLPQGTITETGLRTNIRVGILYLTYWLAGTGCVPLFNLMEDAATAEICRAQVWQWLHHGAHLDDGRLIDQALFQTVLMEEIATVAEYLGQRSPNGDNSSWRTHLDQAIHLFERLVTNDHFEEFLTLPAYRLLVQL, from the coding sequence ACGCACTCAGCTTTCTGGCCCTCTTGCATCGTCAGTTTGAAACTGAGCGATCGCGCTTAATGCACCTGAGAGACACTATTCAACAACAACTGGATGCGGGCTGGCTTCCCGATTTTCCAGCGGAGACGGCAGAAATTCGAGCCGCTGACTGGAAAGTAGCTCCCATCCCCCAGGATTTACAAGATCGACGGGTAGAACTGACTGGCCCGACCGATCGCAAGATGGTGATCAATGCCCTCAATTCGGGAGCCAATGCCTTCATGGCCGACTTTGAGGATGCCAGCAGTCCCACCTGGGAAGCAATGCTCTCCGGTCAGGTGAATTTGCGCGATGCCGTCGATCGCACCATTTTTTACCGGGATCCAAAAACCGGGAAAGACTATACCCTTGGCCCCAATCCTGCTGTCCTGATTGCCCGTCCCCGTGGCTGGCATTTACTGGAACAGCATCTGTTGATTGATGGCCAACCGATCTCCGCTGCTCTGTTTGACTTTGGTTTGTACTGCTTCCACAATGCTCACCGCCTGCTGCTGCAGGGGTCTGGGCCTTATTTCTACCTGCCCAAGTTGGAAAATCGCCACGAAGCCGCACTCTGGAATGCCGTCTTTGTGGCCGCAGAAGAGGCATTAGGACTCTCGATCGGCACCATCAAAGCCACCGTGTTGATTGAAACCATTCTGGCTGCCTTCGAGATGGATGAAATTCTGTATGCCCTGCGCGACCATATTGTGGCGTTGAACTGTGGCCGTTGGGACTACATTTTCAGTTTCATCAAAAAGTTCCGCCATCGACCGGATTGGGTGCTGCCCGATCGCCAGCAAGTCACCATGACCACCCACTTCTTACGGTCCTATAGTTTGCTGACGATCAAAACCTGTCACCGACGGGGGGCGCTGGCGATCGGGGGGATGGCCGCCCAAATTCCGATCAAAAATGATCCGGAGGCGAATGCAGCGGCCCTGGCGAGAGTGCGGGCAGACAAGGAACGGGAAGCTCAGGATGGTCACGATGGCACCTGGGTCGCCCATCCCGCCCTCGTCCCTGTGGCCCGTGAAGTGTTTGATCGCCGTTTGTATGGATTTAATCAACTGTCGGTATTACGAGAAGATGTGCAAGTTGTGGCTACCGACCTGCTCACCCTGCCCCAGGGCACGATTACGGAAACTGGGCTACGGACTAACATCCGGGTGGGCATTCTCTATTTGACCTACTGGTTGGCCGGGACGGGTTGTGTGCCTTTGTTCAACCTGATGGAAGATGCAGCTACGGCTGAGATTTGTCGTGCTCAAGTCTGGCAGTGGCTGCATCATGGCGCTCACCTGGATGATGGACGGCTGATCGATCAGGCGTTATTCCAGACTGTATTGATGGAAGAAATCGCCACTGTCGCCGAGTATCTGGGACAGCGATCGCCCAACGGTGATAACTCCAGTTGGCGCACGCATCTGGATCAGGCCATTCATTTATTTGAACGTCTGGTTACTAATGACCACTTTGAAGAGTTTCTGACCTTACCCGCTTATCGATTGCTTGTTCAGTTGTAA
- the leuC gene encoding 3-isopropylmalate dehydratase large subunit codes for MSKGTLFDKVWDAHTVGILPSGQTQLLIGLHLIHEVTSPQAFAMLRDRGLTVLFPERTIATVDHIVPTDNQSRPFADSLAEEMMQALEKSCQEYGITFYNIGSGSQGIVHVIAPELGLTQPGMTIACGDSHTSTHGAFGAIAFGIGTSQVRDVLASQTLALSKLKVRRVEVNGSLRPGVYAKDVILHIIRKLGVKGGVGYAYEFAGTTFEQMSMEERMTVCNMSIEGGARCGYINPDQVTFDYLKGREFAPQGADWDQAIAWWQSIASDADAEYDDVVKFDAADIAPTVTWGITPGQGIGIDEKVPTPEDMPADERAIAAEAYQYMDLQPGHPIQGTKVDVCFIGSCTNGRISDLREAAKVAKGRHVAEGVKAFVVPGSERVKQAAEAEGLHTIFEAAGFEWREPGCSMCLAMNPDKLQGRQLSASSSNRNFKGRQGSASGRTLLMSPAMVVAAAVTGHVTDVRELL; via the coding sequence ATGAGCAAGGGCACACTGTTTGACAAAGTTTGGGATGCACATACTGTGGGGATTTTGCCCTCCGGACAGACGCAACTGTTGATTGGGCTGCATCTGATTCACGAAGTCACCAGTCCACAAGCCTTTGCCATGCTGCGCGATCGTGGCCTGACGGTCTTATTCCCTGAGCGGACGATCGCCACGGTGGATCACATCGTTCCTACGGATAATCAGTCCCGCCCCTTTGCCGATTCCCTGGCGGAGGAGATGATGCAGGCATTAGAAAAAAGCTGTCAGGAATACGGTATTACCTTTTACAACATCGGTTCCGGCAGTCAGGGCATTGTGCATGTGATCGCACCAGAACTGGGGCTGACTCAACCTGGCATGACGATCGCCTGTGGAGATAGCCATACCTCTACGCATGGAGCCTTTGGGGCGATCGCCTTCGGCATTGGCACCAGTCAGGTGCGGGATGTACTGGCCTCCCAGACTTTGGCTCTCTCCAAGTTGAAAGTGCGGCGGGTGGAGGTGAATGGCTCTTTGCGTCCAGGGGTTTATGCCAAAGATGTGATCCTGCATATTATTCGTAAACTCGGTGTCAAGGGTGGAGTGGGTTACGCCTACGAGTTTGCAGGGACGACCTTTGAGCAGATGAGCATGGAAGAACGCATGACCGTCTGCAATATGTCGATCGAAGGGGGTGCCCGTTGTGGCTATATCAATCCCGATCAGGTGACGTTCGATTATCTCAAGGGCCGGGAGTTTGCGCCTCAAGGAGCAGATTGGGATCAAGCGATCGCCTGGTGGCAGAGTATTGCCAGTGATGCTGATGCTGAGTACGACGATGTGGTGAAGTTTGATGCGGCAGACATTGCTCCCACGGTGACCTGGGGGATCACACCGGGACAGGGCATTGGCATTGATGAAAAGGTGCCCACTCCGGAGGACATGCCTGCAGATGAACGGGCGATCGCGGCAGAAGCCTACCAGTATATGGATCTGCAACCAGGCCACCCAATTCAGGGGACGAAAGTAGACGTTTGCTTCATCGGCAGTTGCACCAATGGCCGGATTTCTGACCTGCGAGAAGCCGCCAAAGTAGCCAAAGGTCGCCATGTCGCGGAGGGGGTCAAAGCCTTTGTCGTCCCTGGTTCCGAGCGAGTGAAGCAAGCAGCGGAAGCAGAAGGACTGCACACCATTTTTGAGGCGGCAGGCTTTGAATGGCGGGAACCGGGCTGTTCCATGTGTCTGGCCATGAATCCGGACAAGCTGCAGGGTCGCCAACTGAGTGCGTCTTCCTCCAATCGCAATTTCAAAGGCCGTCAGGGATCGGCTTCTGGTCGCACCTTACTGATGAGTCCAGCAATGGTGGTTGCCGCTGCTGTCACGGGGCACGTTACCGACGTGCGGGAATTGCTATAA
- a CDS encoding aspartyl/asparaginyl beta-hydroxylase domain-containing protein has translation MFYDPSDFPFTQTLEANWQIIRDELNQLREKDFIPWPEKYLYGKGWDTFGFYAFGLKVTGNCKLCPETTKLLAQVPDLVSAGFSSLAPGTHITPHTGYPDGVLRCHLGLVVPDKCAIRVGDETRTWSEGCCLVFDDTVEHEAWNSSEQTRVVLLLDFKAPPGLLPETEMPPKLEQEKPGFFGFLKNLSQGKNKR, from the coding sequence ATGTTCTACGACCCCTCCGACTTTCCCTTCACCCAAACTCTGGAAGCCAACTGGCAGATTATTCGTGATGAACTAAATCAGTTACGCGAGAAAGATTTTATTCCCTGGCCCGAAAAGTACCTCTATGGCAAAGGGTGGGATACGTTTGGCTTCTATGCCTTTGGTTTAAAGGTGACAGGCAATTGCAAACTGTGCCCGGAAACCACCAAGCTGCTGGCTCAAGTGCCTGATCTGGTATCGGCAGGCTTTTCCTCCCTGGCACCGGGAACACATATTACTCCTCACACGGGCTATCCCGATGGCGTGTTACGGTGTCATCTGGGATTAGTTGTGCCAGACAAGTGCGCAATTCGGGTGGGAGATGAAACTCGCACTTGGTCAGAGGGATGCTGTCTGGTCTTTGACGATACGGTGGAACACGAAGCCTGGAATAGTTCTGAGCAAACGCGAGTGGTGCTATTGCTAGACTTCAAAGCCCCCCCTGGCTTGCTGCCAGAAACCGAAATGCCTCCCAAGCTGGAGCAGGAAAAACCTGGATTCTTTGGCTTCCTGAAAAATTTAAGTCAGGGAAAGAACAAAAGATAA